TCCGCCTGTATTTGTTCTTGTGCCGGCATGTATAGTAAATGATAGAGCAGCAATGAAAAAACAGACGAGAGATAAAATAAAAGATTTTTTTCCCATAATTATGGCCTTTCTAAATTAATTCATCCCTGAAAACATCATTCTCATTATCCGAAGAGGAATAATCGCTGTAGCAGAGAAGATATGCGACTTTATCAGAGATATTTTTTATTGCATGTGTTATATTCGGAGATATTGTCAATATTGTATCGTTATCAGGAGGGATTTTTGTTTCTTCGGTTTCATCTGTATCTTTATTTTTTGCCGCAACAAGACAGGGTCCACCTATAATCCAGATTTTTTCTTCCTGTTTCTTATGATAATGATTCCCTCGAATAGCTCCGGGATTCATGCTTACAATGTGAAGATTGAGGGCTTTGCCTTCCTTGAGCTTTTCCTCATCGATAGGTCTTACAGAAAAACCCCTTTCATCTCTGTTTATCTCAACTTTTTCAATCTTTATTAGTTTCATCTTTCTCTCAATCAATATAATATTCGCAAATTAAAAAAAAAGAGAGGGAATGGATACCCTCTCTTTCTTCTTTTTTCATCTTCTTTTTTTCTGTCTGCCTATTCTGCCGGTGGCGGTGGCGGCTCAGGTGGAACAGGATATCCTGGATTTGAAGTCATCCTTGGATCAAGGAGTTTCTTGATATCCTTTACCATCTCATGATAGTTGCACATCGCCGGACCAGTTATATAAGTCATAGGTCCAAGAGGCCAAGTAGGCATCATCTTTCTTTTTACCGCTTCTATGATCGTCTGCACATAGCCATTGATAAAAGTTTTTCCTGCTTCCAAGTCATGTTCAAAGTAAATGATCGGTTCAACTTCTGAAAAATGGCACATCTGATAGGAATTTACCCAGTCAGAATGACTCAAATCTTCAACAAAATGACCTTTCTTGTATGCGTCTTCAATAATGGGCCACATAAATTCGCTCGTTCTTATTGTATGGTCAATGGAATCAAATCCAAAACCGCCCATAACGAAGAAATCACCTGCAGGCCTGTAAAGCCTATTTGAAAGTCCGCAACGAATTGCCTCGCCTATGGCATGATGGCCAATATTCCAAAGCTCTGACCCTTCTTCAATATATTCACCTTCATGGTCCTTTACAATCTGGTCAAGAACCTTCTGCTCATACTGAAGTTGTCTTGGAGAAGAAAAACCAATCAATGTCACAGCAAGGATGTTTTTCCATTTATGTTGAAAATCTGGCCATCTCTCCCAAAATTCCTCAACTGATGCGCTGTCTGCCGCTAAGACCCAATTGGCGCCTTCTTCGTGGACTGCTCCTGCAATCTCAGAATGTCCGATATCATACATTGCATCAGCAAGTTTATACTTTGTCTTAAACTTGATAAGATTAATTTTAAAGCGGTCTTTAGGAAAATCGACTTCAAAATCCGGGTTTGCGCCCTTGACGGGAAACTCTCTCGGTCCGGGATAAGGAAATAGCTTTACAGCCATTTTTGTAACCATTCCCAATCCACCGCAATGGCCAGTATCAGCCCTTATAAGCCCTTTGAGGTTGAGTCCAGCACAGTCGCCCCAAAACCACTCTGCATTGGGATTTCCGGCTGAACCAATCTTCAATAATTCTCCATTCGGAAGAACCCAATCACAGGCAAGGATTCCACGGTTAAAACCGTATTTATGTCCCATACCTCCCATACCCTGGAAAAGGTTGTTTGCCATAACAGAAACCTGTGATCCTGCTTCAGGTGTTGTAATGGAGAGCCCAACCTTATGAGATTCCGCTTGAAGTTGAGCATAGGTAACATAGGGCTCAACAACTGCATACATATTCTTTTCATCAAGCTCTATGATTTTGTCCATCCTCTTCGGATCGATAATGATTGTATCGGGACGGACAGGTATTGTTGGCGGCAGAAGATTTGTGCCAACAGGAATATAGGTAAATTGGTATTTGTTAGCAATTCTTATTATTGCCTGCACTTCCTCTGTGCTCTCCGGCAGAACAACCGCCGCAGGACGATACCTTCCTGATTGGGCATGTGTGCTGTAAAGAAGCCACATATAGCTGTATGCCGTTGTCACAGCAGGATCATCGCTTATATTTTCTTTTCCGAGGACATTTTCCAGTGCCTCATATGCCCCTTTTGGTAAACTCATATTATTCTTCCTCCCTGCTTTATAAAGCTTGTTCCACTAATTCAACAAGACTTAACATTTTAATTTTATTTCCATCAGCTTTAATAGCGTCTGACAGGTTCGATTCACACCATGGACAAGATGAAACTATCGCTTCAGCGCCTGTTGCTTTGGCTTCTTCAATCCTTTCTCTTGCAGAGAACATTGCAAATTCAGGATAAGCAGATCTGACACCACCGCCTGCACCACAGCACCACGAGAATTCTCTAATTCTATCCATTTCAACAAGTTCAATTCCCGGGATAGCTTTCAGCACATTCCTTGGCTCGTCATAAACTCCCTTTGAGCCATAGTTTCTTCTTCTTGGAGGATCGGAAAGTCCCCATTTAATTCTTGTGCCTTCCCATAGATCCTGAGGTTCACCACCTCTTCCAAGATGACATGGATCATGCCATGTAACTTTCATATCTATTCTGTTCTTGAATTCAAGCTTGCCCTCTTTAAGGAGTTTGTCAAGATACTGCATCGCCTGATAAACTTCATAATTTCTTTCACCAAGCTCCGGATAATGCCCCTGAAAGATACCATAACAGCCAGAGCATGAAGTGATAACTGTTTTTACTCCAAGTTCGTTAAACGTTTTTATATTATCGCTTGCAAT
This region of Candidatus Schekmanbacteria bacterium genomic DNA includes:
- a CDS encoding FAD-binding oxidoreductase; translated protein: MSLPKGAYEALENVLGKENISDDPAVTTAYSYMWLLYSTHAQSGRYRPAAVVLPESTEEVQAIIRIANKYQFTYIPVGTNLLPPTIPVRPDTIIIDPKRMDKIIELDEKNMYAVVEPYVTYAQLQAESHKVGLSITTPEAGSQVSVMANNLFQGMGGMGHKYGFNRGILACDWVLPNGELLKIGSAGNPNAEWFWGDCAGLNLKGLIRADTGHCGGLGMVTKMAVKLFPYPGPREFPVKGANPDFEVDFPKDRFKINLIKFKTKYKLADAMYDIGHSEIAGAVHEEGANWVLAADSASVEEFWERWPDFQHKWKNILAVTLIGFSSPRQLQYEQKVLDQIVKDHEGEYIEEGSELWNIGHHAIGEAIRCGLSNRLYRPAGDFFVMGGFGFDSIDHTIRTSEFMWPIIEDAYKKGHFVEDLSHSDWVNSYQMCHFSEVEPIIYFEHDLEAGKTFINGYVQTIIEAVKRKMMPTWPLGPMTYITGPAMCNYHEMVKDIKKLLDPRMTSNPGYPVPPEPPPPPAE